A genomic region of Procambarus clarkii isolate CNS0578487 chromosome 30, FALCON_Pclarkii_2.0, whole genome shotgun sequence contains the following coding sequences:
- the LOC138370005 gene encoding uncharacterized protein, protein MNVNVPGDYIPSLVPGDYIASLVPGDYIASLVPGDYIPSLVPGDYIPSLVPGDYIPSLVPGDYIPSLVPGDYIASLVPGDYIPGLVPGDYIPSHVPGDYIPSLSCTGDYIPSLAPVGYIASLVPVGYIASLVPGNYIASLVPVGYIASLAPGDYIASLAPGDYIASLVPELEEDAPDGKQQASSDEEEDNQLPVHDISDEEVNAPDSPER, encoded by the exons ATGAATGTGAATGTACCGGGGGACTACATTCCCAGTCTTGTACCGGGGGACTACATCGCCAGTCTTGTACCGGGGGACTACATCGCTAGTCTTGTACCGGGGGACTACATTCCCAGTCTTGTACCGGGGGACTACATTCCCAGTCTTGTACCGGGGGACTACATCCCCAGTCTTGTACCGGGGGACTACATTCCCAGTCTTGTACCGGGGGACTACATCGCCAGTCTTGTACCGGGGGACTACATTCCAGGTCTTGTACCGGGGGACTACATTCCCAGTCATGTACCGGGGGACTACATCCCCAGTCTT TCTTGTACCGGGGACTACATTCCCAGTCTTGCACCGGTGGGCTACATCGCCAGTCTTGTACCGGTGGGCTACATCGCCAGTCTTGTACCGGGGAACTACATCGCCAGTCTTGTACCGGTGGGCTACATCGCCAGTCTTGCACCGGGGGACTACATCGCCAGTCTTGCACCGGGGGACTACATCGCCAGTCTTGTACCG gagctagaagaagatgcaccagacggcaagcagcaggcatcctcagatgaagaagaagacaatcaacTCCCTGTTCATgacatatcagatgaagaagtcaacgctccagattccccagag agatga